Within Oncorhynchus nerka isolate Pitt River linkage group LG8, Oner_Uvic_2.0, whole genome shotgun sequence, the genomic segment acatatgaatgaaacatgtaaagtgttggcatcatgtttcatgtgctgaaataaaggatccaatacattttccatacgcacaaaaagcatatttctcaaacatgttgtgcacaaatttgtttacatccctgttagtgagcatttctcctttgccaaggtcATCCACCTGCCCGGTGTTGCATATCAACAAGCTGATGAAACAGCGTGATCTTTACACAGGCCTACCTTGTGCCGgtggcaataaaaggccactctataaTGTGCAgtattgtcacacaacacaagcaTGCAATTAAATTGGCATGCctactgcagaaatgtccaccagatctGTTGCGAGATAATTTAatgtaatttctctaccataagccgcctccaatgtcattttagagaatttggcattacatccaaccgacctcacaaacccagactagggctgggcgatatggccaaaatctcATATCCCAATATAGGTCATTTCATATCCAGATAATGATACATGTCCCGATATAGCACATTTTCTGTCAATTCAATGAATAAATAGTTTATATAAAATGACCACATGAAGGCCTATTTCTTATTACATTTTAAATTATACTCAACAAATAAAATGTACTGCTCATATTTGATCATTTCTCCTTTTATTTAGAACCTTTGTGCAAATGTTCAATTAAGCATGTAACAAAATATAAAATATGAATGGATAAAATCTTAAAAGGTACATAGAAAACACTTCAACTGCAGTTGCaaatagggctgggcgatatgacgATATATATTGTGTGACGATAGAAAATGTCTATTGTTTCATATTATGCTCTGTTTATTTTGTTGTGTCGCAAATCACACTCTTTACGCCAATATTTTGTCAATTGGACAACACTTTGCAAAATGTGCTACACAAACATGGAGTGAACGTGGCCCAGAGCACGGAGACATGGAGCTCGTACCTAAAAGAGGGACTACTTCTGTCACATGGACGTGGTTTGGGTATGACAAGTCTGACACGGACCAGAAAACCGTCCTCTACAAGATGTGTCGCAGGTCAGAGTcctgacaacaggctcaaacaccactaacctctcttaccacctacgcaagaatcatgtgaaacaggccagtcccaacaacaggctcaaacaccactaacctcttaccacctacacaagaatcatgtgaaacaggccagtcccaacaacaggctcaaacaccactaacctcttaccacctacacaataatcatgtgaaacaggccagtcccaacaacaggctcaaacaccactaacctcttaccacCTACACAATAATCATGTGAAACAGTACGGAGAGAGTCTACGGATGAGACCCCAAAAAGTATAGTCTAGTGCTCAAAACAAACCCCTGACTCAGACATGGCAAGAGGCTTTTGCCCGCGGCACAGCATATGGCAAAGAACCACGAAGATGGAAGGAGATAACAGCTGCCATTACAACTTACATCTGCAAAGACATGGCCCCAATTTACACGGTCGAGAaactgcattttattgatggtaatttaaatgcacagagataccgtgatgacatcctgaggcccattgtcgtaccATTTTTCCGCCGCCATCACCATTCATCCTCCGCCATaacgcacggccccatgtcgcaaggatctgtacacaattcctggaagctgaaaatgtcccagttcttccatggcctgcatactcaccagacatgccacacattgagcatgtttgggatgctctgggtcgaTGTGTACAACAGCGCACACATCGATTACAGTTCCAGCCAATATCAAGCAACTTCACACagcgggacaacattccacaggccacaatcaacagcctgatcaactctatgcaaaggagatgtgttgagCTGCATGAgcaaatagtggtcacaccagatactgactgattcACATCCCTACTTTTTTTTGTAAGGTATCtgggaccaacagatgcatatctgtattcccagtcatatgaaatccatagattagggccgaatgaatttattttaattgactgatttccttagatgaactgtaactcagtaaaatctttgatattgttgcatgttgcatttatatttttgttcagtgtacatagtgcatctttaaaatAAAGTATTTCCGATGAACACATTACACATTATTCTTGCAGCCCTCAGGTGTTGCCTATATTGCGTTAGGGCTTTGCCTGTGAACCAGAAAGTAGCGTTTGAATCAGGAAAGTTTCCTCGGCATCTCACATTTCTGCCCGACCCAGAATTGTATGTCGGGTTTCCAGGCAAGTGTAGGACAGGCCAAAGATTTTCTCTGGGCTTCGGCCACTTCATTTTGTCGCGCACTCTTCTAGTCACTGTCTGGCTAGCTAACTGATGTTACGAAACTGAATAAATAAttgtttaaatatttatttttattttgcgcAATACACACCTGGAATCGGCTGGGGCTTCTCAACTCACGTTTTCAATTATGACATATTGCAGGTTTTATATGTATACGCTAACCACACATTTAGCATGATTCACTCCAATCTGCAAAAACAAGTGTTGTAGAATGTCCCCCGTAGACAGTAAAGAAGGCGAGATATCCCACTCCCTAATTATTTCTGGTCCACCATCTTTGTCTCCacccacaacaagcagagagtAACGTTACTGTACATCAGTTTCTAAACCTGACCGCAACAAGTCTGAACTTTGTTGCACGTTCTCGACCGAttaggtttccactagttaccacagtcacaaagtcaaaattggctttaTTGTAAAAATTCCTTAAAGCAAAAATGAGCTTAATTTAATGAACCTAATTTAAGCAATGCATAAGGTTAGTTATAAAATCAACATTTAAGAAGCAAAATTGTAGAAaggcggggtttatgactttgtggctgtggtaacaaTGACGACCGCTCGATTGGTAATGCAATGACGCAACCAAACAGCTACGTATCTTTTTTATATAACCTGTGATCCAAATTATTATTTGATTAATTAACTTGATTGtcactttttttttatttttatatttcatCAAGAGACCAATTGCTTGTGAACAGAATACATTTATACAGATTTCCCACACTTTGATTTCTAAATTCTATCGAATCATCACAGAGAAAATACACATTTGTCCAAGATGCAATTTGAGGAGAAAATGTTCCAAACGAACCAAAAACAATCAGTTTTATAGGGGATCTATTTACTGTGACAGTTTCCAGAAACAGTACAATGTTCATACAGTACTGAAGTAAATGCTTTATTAAAGGTTCTGATAAGAATGAGGAACCGGGTTGGTGTGTAATACGTTGCAGCTGATATCAAAACATCATTTTCTTCTACTATTAGAAAGGAGTTGGCCATTATCATCTGTAATAATATGTTCTTTGGTCACGGTAACATTAAAGAGCACATTAAATCATCACATGGATTTAGTGATGAGTACAGAATTCAGTAAAAAGCAATATAAAGAGTTATTACATGTCTAAAGGCATTTACATCATAAAGTACAACTTGTGGATGCCTATTACAGCTTAGAACCAGACAAAGGCAAAGGCACTTGGAAAGAACCAGACTGAAAATGAGACACTAATCAGTAACTAAAACCGGTTAAATCCATCCTCACAACAATAGTACTAACAGGGCATTGTGTGTGTCAGGTATAGCATTGACTACTGTATATGTGGCAGAGTGTGGGGAACAGGACCAGAGTCAGCTCTAACTGAGCCAGAGGATAAACATGGGAGGTCCCACCCAGGAAGAGCAGGACAGCCAATGGGAGCCAGGCCTCGTGTCATGTGACGGCCATGTTCTGGCCCACCGCCTCAGGTGTGAGGAACTGCACTTTGGGCACGGTGAGGGCCGAGTTGTTCCTCCGCATGGTGCCGGAGCTCCCGCCGCCGTTCCTCATGGAGTTGTTCCGCCTCATTGAGTTCCTCTTCCTCAGTGAGTTCTGGTGGCTCAGCTCGCTCTTCTGCAGCGTCTGGATGAGTATGGAGGGCTTCTCGTCCAGCTCGCGGGCCGAACACCTCGGCGTCGCCACCTTGACCGTGTTCCCAAACTTGGAGTAGTCCACCGAGTACACCCCGTCCTCCTCAGTCACGATGGGCACGAAGCGGTGACCCCACTGGATCTCCTCGGTGACGTAGGAGGTCCGGGCCTGGGTGGTGATGCCCGTGGTCTCCACCACGCCCTCCAAGATCACAATCACCTCCAGGTCGCTGCACTGCAGCTCCATGGCCGACAGGTCGTACAGCGGACTGTCCTTATTGATGGTATGGCAGATAATGAGTGGCGCCAAGAGGAAGATGGAGTTACTCGCCGCGGCGCTCTCCGTTTGCACGTCGATCTGGTGGATAGGGATGACCTCGCCTTCGGGGGTGGTGGTCTTGCGTACCACCTGGAGGCGGACGGCAGCGCCAATGATCATGGACTTGCGAAGGTCGCCCACACGGGTCATGAAGCATAGGCGGTTGTTGCGCACGGCGATGACGGCGTTGCGGCTGAAAATAAGATATGACAAGAAAAGATAACTTTATTGTCCATTTTCTTTACCGATCACATTTTCTTTACAGATTTGTCAGCCAGAGTGTACCCCCTGGATCAGATTTATCAGCCAGAGTGTACCCCCTGGATCAGATTTATCAGCCAGAGTGTACCCCCTGGATCAGATTTGTCAGCCAGAGTGTACCCCCTGGATCAGATTTGTCAGCCAGAGTGTACCCCCTGGATGAGATTTGTCAGCCAGTGTACCCCCTGGATCAGATTTATCAGCCAGAGTGTACCCCATGGATCAGATTTGTCAGCCAGAGTGTACCCCCTGGATCAGATTTGTCAGCCAGAGTGTACCCCTGGATCAGATTTATCAGCCAGAGTGTACCCCCTGGATCAGATTTATCAGCCAGAGTGTACCCCCTGGATCAGATTTGTCAGCCAGAGTGTACCCCCTGGATCAGATTTGTCAGCCAGAGTGTACCCCCTGGATCAGATTTGTCAGCCAGAGTGTACCCTCTGGATCAGATTTGTCAGCCAGAGTGTACCCCCTGGATCAGATTTGTCAGCCAGAGTGTACCCCCTGGATCAGATTTGAGCCAGGGCACCCCTGGTACAAAATCAGATTTGACCATTCAAAAGCCAGAAGGGCATGGACACAAACTTTGTCAGCTATTTTTGTACCCCTAGGATAAGATTTATACTAGGTCTGTGTTATATGGACCCCTGGATCAGATTTATATACCAGAGTCTACCCCCTGATCAGATTTAGGTCTGCCAGATGGATATACTAGGTCTGTGTTATATGGATATACTAGGTCTGTGCCAGAGTGGTACTAGGTCTGTATGATATGGATACTAGGTCTGTGTTATATGGATACCCCTAGGTCAGATTATGGATATACTAGGTCTGTGTTATATGGATTTGTCTGCCATGATATGGATATACTAGGTCTTATATGGATATACAGTCCAGATATGGATATACTAGGTCTGTGATCAGATATTTAGGTCTGTGTTATATGGATGTACCCCTGGATATACAGATTTGTGATATGGATATACTAGGTCTGTGTACCCCTGGATATCAGATTTGAGGGATATTAGGTCTGTATGATATGGATATACAGGTCTGTGTGATATGGCAGGTCTGTGTTATATGGATATACTAGGACTTATGATATGGATCAAAGGTCTGCATCTATGGATATCTAGGTCTGTGTTATATGGATACACAGGTCTGCATGATTGGATAACTAGGTTTTTCATGGATATCTAGGTCTGTGTTATATGGATATAATGATATGGATATACTAGGTCTGTGTTATATGGATATACTAGGTCTGTATGATATGGATATACTAGGTCTGTGTTATATGGATATACTAGGTCTGTGTTATATGGATATACTAGGTCTGTATGATATGGATATACTAGGTCTGTGTGATATGGATATACTAGGTCTGTGTTATATGGATATACTAGGACTGTATGATATGGATATACTAGGTCTGTATGATATGGATATACTAGGTCTGTGTTATATGGATATACTAGGTCTGCATGATATGGATATACTAGGTCTGTGTTATATGGATATACTAGGTCTGTGTTATATGGATATACTAGGTCTGTGTTATATGGATATACTAGGTCTGTGTTATATGGATATACTAGGTCTGTGTTATATGGATATACTAGGTCTGTATGATATGGATATACTAGGTCTGCATGATATGGATATACTAGGTCTGTGTTATATGGATATACTAGGTCTGTGTTATATGGATATACTAGGTCTGTGTTATATGGATATACTAGGTCTGTGTTATATGGATATACTAGGTCTGTGTTATATGGATATACTAGGTCTGTATGATATGAGCAAATAATCTAACAATCTAATCTAGCATGCAACCTTATAGAGAATCAAACAGCGTGGAGGAGGAACTGGGCTGCGTGATTGACAAGGGGTGGGGCTAAGTGTCTGTGGGAAACAGCcacaagaggagagggagagactacaAACAAAGTCAACTATAAAAACTGACTCTACACAGGGTTTAGTGGCATCTCATATATTACATGAAATACGGATCTCTTGTGATATGGATATTGCGATTTCGATGCGAATTCGATTAATTGTGCAGCCATACCATGCACCTGATTTTCCAGTTGGGACTTGGGATCAGCTTCtgctcccccaatcctaacctttacCATTAGTGGGgtaaatgctaaactgacccaagatcagaaTTTAGGGGCACCTTCACCCTACACTGTTGACCCCACCTCTCCAACCTAATCTAACCTGTAGGCTACCATCCTACCTGAAGATGAGCGTCTCGGCGCGGCGGTGCGACTGGGCTGTCTTCATGAAGATGCACCCCAGCATAATGGCGTTGATGATGAGGCCAGCGATGTTCTGGAAGATGAGGACGGCGATGGCCGTGGGGCACTGTTCTGTGATCATACGGTGGCCAAAGCCGATGGTCACCTGGACCTCGATGGAGAACAGGAAGGCTGAGGTGAATGAcctgtagagcagagagagagggtcaaaGTTCAGGGGTCAGAGGAAATGAGAGTTAAAGAGGAGGGAGACGTTGGACGTAAATATTGGTCACGGGTCAGATGTTTGTTGTAGACATCTGATCCTACATTTGTAATAGAGGTGTAGAaacctgatcctacatctgtgaggagggtagagacctgatcctacatctgtgaggagggtagagacctgatcctacatctgtgaggagggtagagacctgatcCTACATTTGTAATAGAGGTGTAGAaacctgatcctacatctgtgaggAGGGTAGAGATCTGATCCTACATTTGTAATAGAGGTGTAGAaacctgatcctacatctgtgaggagggtagagacctgatcctacatctgtgaggagggtagagacctgatcCTACATTTGTAATAGAGGTGTAGAaacctgatcctacatctgtgaggagggtagagacctgatcctacatct encodes:
- the LOC135572861 gene encoding ATP-sensitive inward rectifier potassium channel 8-like — translated: MITEQCPTAIAVLIFQNIAGLIINAIMLGCIFMKTAQSHRRAETLIFSRNAVIAVRNNRLCFMTRVGDLRKSMIIGAAVRLQVVRKTTTPEGEVIPIHQIDVQTESAAASNSIFLLAPLIICHTINKDSPLYDLSAMELQCSDLEVIVILEGVVETTGITTQARTSYVTEEIQWGHRFVPIVTEEDGVYSVDYSKFGNTVKVATPRCSARELDEKPSILIQTLQKSELSHQNSLRKRNSMRRNNSMRNGGGSSGTMRRNNSALTVPKVQFLTPEAVGQNMAVT